The following proteins come from a genomic window of Acetivibrio cellulolyticus CD2:
- a CDS encoding DUF6106 family protein, with protein MDIFVEKIVSRKKGPREYILSAMIIFISIIVVVMASLLLGPRGIVLLLTAGLIVGDWYLIGSFNVEYEYSITNGEIDIDKIINRRKRKKLITADCKDIEIMAKVSSKKFNESIATVPTQIKSVSSMDSPDVYFVMVNNGGKRSLIYFQPDEKIMKTLKASIPSKIFEE; from the coding sequence ATGGATATATTTGTAGAGAAGATTGTTTCTAGGAAAAAGGGCCCAAGGGAGTACATATTATCTGCTATGATAATTTTTATTTCAATTATTGTGGTAGTAATGGCTTCGTTGCTTCTCGGTCCTCGTGGAATAGTGCTTCTTCTTACTGCTGGATTAATAGTTGGAGATTGGTATTTGATAGGCTCCTTTAATGTTGAATATGAATACTCCATAACAAACGGCGAAATTGACATTGATAAAATAATTAACCGGAGAAAAAGGAAGAAATTAATTACTGCAGATTGTAAGGATATTGAGATAATGGCGAAGGTTTCAAGTAAAAAATTTAACGAATCAATAGCTACAGTACCTACTCAAATTAAATCTGTGTCTTCGATGGATTCTCCTGATGTTTACTTTGTAATGGTTAATAATGGTGGTAAGAGATCACTAATATACTTTCAACCTGATGAGAAAATAATGAAGACTTTAAAGGCGAGTATACCGAGCAAAATATTTGAAGAATAG
- a CDS encoding PilZ domain-containing protein, with amino-acid sequence MSVITVSKDELFNIVQYINLIRAKFQCNDVWTVYPVLFSGYDSVDIISGSAAVEIGYKVCLKFQKQGYEYLIDGEVADISQKSPATVTIKFLEAKKYYNLRKYIRFEVDLNSEMKKSSPNDDEANSNQWYTGKVMNLSKGGAMVVVKADLKMNDIVELAISFESGICVKSKAQILRKQTSENQGFIYGVQFIEISGDYSINLNIEIGKLEKAYFSSLREYKKTESTFDTKFAIFSSDIDESYDIRENLVKLGAENFDVINNFKFYFGFLSEEKPKFIIFDSSKMDDEVANLIENIKAEFPQVEVLLILPIVYQQAKEFEHVFNRLDVLYKPLIYNEFEDKIIKYL; translated from the coding sequence ATGAGTGTAATAACTGTCAGTAAGGATGAATTATTCAATATCGTTCAGTATATAAATCTTATTAGGGCAAAGTTTCAATGTAATGATGTTTGGACAGTGTATCCTGTTTTATTCAGCGGCTATGACAGTGTAGATATAATATCTGGCTCAGCTGCGGTAGAAATAGGATATAAAGTATGTTTGAAATTTCAAAAGCAGGGTTATGAATATCTTATAGACGGAGAAGTAGCTGATATTAGTCAGAAAAGCCCGGCTACCGTTACTATTAAATTTCTTGAGGCAAAGAAGTATTATAATTTAAGAAAGTACATACGCTTTGAAGTAGACTTGAATTCAGAAATGAAGAAAAGTAGCCCTAACGATGATGAGGCAAATAGTAATCAATGGTATACGGGCAAGGTCATGAATTTAAGCAAGGGCGGCGCTATGGTCGTTGTTAAAGCGGATTTGAAAATGAATGATATTGTTGAGCTTGCTATTTCATTTGAGTCTGGAATTTGCGTTAAATCCAAAGCTCAAATATTGAGGAAGCAGACTTCTGAAAATCAAGGATTTATTTATGGGGTGCAGTTTATAGAAATATCCGGGGACTATTCAATAAACCTAAATATTGAAATAGGAAAACTGGAAAAGGCATATTTTAGTTCACTAAGGGAATATAAAAAAACAGAATCAACATTTGACACTAAATTCGCGATCTTTAGCTCTGATATTGATGAGAGCTATGATATTAGAGAAAATTTAGTAAAATTAGGTGCAGAAAATTTCGATGTGATTAATAACTTCAAGTTTTACTTTGGATTTCTATCTGAAGAAAAGCCTAAATTTATAATATTCGATTCAAGTAAAATGGATGATGAAGTTGCAAATCTTATTGAAAATATTAAAGCAGAATTTCCGCAGGTAGAAGTGCTGTTGATACTACCTATCGTATATCAGCAGGCTAAAGAGTTTGAACATGTTTTTAACAGGCTGGATGTTTTGTATAAGCCATTGATTTATAATGAGTTTGAGGATAAAATAATAAAGTACCTGTGA
- the groL gene encoding chaperonin GroEL (60 kDa chaperone family; promotes refolding of misfolded polypeptides especially under stressful conditions; forms two stacked rings of heptamers to form a barrel-shaped 14mer; ends can be capped by GroES; misfolded proteins enter the barrel where they are refolded when GroES binds) has translation MAKEIKFGEEARKALESGVNKLADTVKVTLGPKGRNVVLDKKFGAPMITNDGVTIAKEIELEDAFENMGAQLVKEVATKTNDVAGDGTTTATLLAQAMVREGLKNVAAGANPMIIRKGISKAVDSAVEGIKEVSQKIKGKEDIARVASISANDEVIGNLIADAMEKVTNDGVITVEESKTMGTNLEVVEGMQFDRGYVSAYMITDTEKMEAVLDDPYILITDKKISNIQEILPILEQIVQQGKKLVIIAEDVEGEALGTLVVNKLRGTFTCVAVKAPGFGDRRKAMLQDIAILTGGEVITEEVGLELKETTLEQLGRARQIKVQKENTIIVDGAGSQDELKKRIASIKAQIEETTSDFDREKLQERLAKLSGGVAVIQVGAATETEMKEKKLRIEDALAATKAAVEEGIVAGGGTALINAIPKVAKLLDTVTGDEKTGVQIILRALEEPVRQIAANAGLEGSVIVEKLKNSPVGTGFDALNEKYVNMLETGIVDPAKVTRSALQNAASVASMVLTTESVVADKPEKEAPMPAGMPGGMGGMGGMY, from the coding sequence GATACAGTAAAAGTAACACTTGGACCTAAAGGAAGAAACGTTGTTTTAGATAAAAAGTTCGGTGCTCCAATGATTACAAACGATGGAGTTACAATAGCAAAAGAAATTGAACTTGAAGATGCATTCGAAAATATGGGTGCACAGTTAGTTAAAGAAGTTGCTACAAAGACAAATGACGTAGCAGGAGACGGAACTACTACTGCAACACTTCTTGCACAAGCTATGGTTAGAGAAGGATTAAAGAATGTTGCTGCAGGTGCAAACCCAATGATAATCAGAAAAGGTATCTCAAAAGCTGTTGACTCAGCAGTTGAAGGTATCAAGGAAGTAAGCCAGAAGATCAAAGGAAAAGAAGACATCGCAAGAGTTGCTTCAATTTCAGCTAACGATGAAGTTATAGGAAACCTCATCGCAGATGCTATGGAAAAAGTAACAAACGACGGTGTTATAACTGTTGAAGAATCAAAGACTATGGGAACAAACCTCGAAGTAGTTGAAGGTATGCAGTTTGATAGAGGTTATGTATCAGCTTACATGATTACTGATACAGAAAAAATGGAAGCTGTTTTAGATGATCCATATATATTGATCACAGACAAGAAGATCAGCAATATCCAAGAAATTCTTCCAATATTGGAACAAATCGTTCAGCAAGGTAAGAAACTTGTTATCATCGCTGAAGATGTTGAAGGCGAAGCTCTTGGTACATTGGTTGTTAACAAATTAAGAGGAACATTTACTTGCGTAGCTGTTAAAGCACCAGGTTTTGGTGACAGAAGAAAAGCTATGCTTCAGGATATAGCAATATTAACAGGTGGAGAAGTTATCACTGAAGAAGTTGGATTGGAATTAAAGGAAACTACTCTTGAACAGCTTGGTAGAGCAAGACAAATCAAGGTTCAAAAAGAAAATACAATTATCGTTGACGGTGCAGGAAGCCAAGACGAACTCAAGAAGAGAATTGCATCAATCAAAGCACAGATCGAAGAAACAACATCTGACTTTGATAGAGAAAAATTGCAGGAAAGACTTGCAAAACTCTCTGGCGGTGTAGCAGTTATCCAGGTTGGTGCTGCAACTGAAACAGAAATGAAAGAAAAGAAATTGAGAATAGAAGATGCTTTAGCTGCTACAAAAGCTGCTGTTGAAGAAGGTATAGTAGCAGGTGGAGGAACAGCATTAATAAATGCTATTCCAAAGGTAGCAAAATTATTAGACACAGTAACTGGTGATGAAAAGACTGGTGTTCAGATAATCCTTAGGGCATTAGAAGAGCCAGTAAGACAGATTGCTGCTAATGCAGGTCTTGAAGGTTCAGTTATAGTTGAAAAGCTCAAGAACAGCCCAGTTGGAACTGGATTTGATGCTTTGAACGAAAAATATGTTAACATGTTGGAAACTGGTATAGTTGACCCAGCAAAAGTTACAAGATCAGCATTGCAGAATGCAGCATCAGTTGCATCCATGGTTCTTACAACTGAGTCAGTTGTTGCTGATAAGCCTGAAAAAGAAGCTCCAATGCCTGCAGGAATGCCAGGTGGAATGGGCGGAATGGGCGGAATGTACTAA